In one window of Pseudobdellovibrionaceae bacterium DNA:
- a CDS encoding TIGR03545 family protein, translated as MTASTDKKDTKKKKPKGPIRFEAIIPTVVVVALLIGYFTFLFDSQLKSALEWGGTQVHGAEVNIRSLNISFVRADLSISGIEVTDKEQPEQNLLQVGRIRFKLLWDALLRAKFVVDDATIENIQTGVPRTRPGRVLPVKPPQEGNENQTVREVEAAAVAKAKSDFGGNILGDVAAVMGGTAKDDQLKSIQGELKAEARMKEVEKALKEKQSEWSKRISELPTGKELDALIARAKVLKFDTNNPAQFAKDLEALNAIAKEADAKLKLVEKTSKDLDSDSKSIDGAFKEIDQLVKQDLADLQKRLKLPSLNVGEFSKGLFASMLAEKMGSLHKYMVMAHEYMPPKKTKKEKEAQQAELLPKQRGKGKDFRFPITKGYPTFWLKHAAISSEPSDSEYSGRMKGEVNHITTSPSTVGLPMTIVLEGDFPKQGIQDFSTNIVIDHTTASPAESFVTQVGSYPVGRQVLSDSEDVKLAIVKSKGGMTMQGERKNKIWNLLLENSFREIDYELNARSTTMKEVLTGVAQDLPTVSLRAKAQGPFENLKWDVYSNLGDELAKGFKKQLDNKIKEAQAKLKALVDERINKQRAELEGQANKIKADLNKQVDQAKQKVAAAKTSAQQEGDKRKKELENSNKKKVEKAGKKAVDDLKKSLGF; from the coding sequence ATGACAGCCTCTACGGATAAAAAAGACACAAAGAAAAAGAAACCCAAAGGCCCCATTCGCTTTGAGGCCATCATTCCCACGGTCGTGGTAGTAGCCCTGTTGATAGGTTATTTCACCTTCTTGTTTGACAGCCAGTTGAAGTCGGCCCTGGAGTGGGGAGGCACACAGGTGCATGGTGCTGAGGTCAACATCAGGTCATTGAATATTAGTTTTGTTCGGGCCGACCTTTCTATTTCAGGTATAGAAGTGACTGACAAAGAACAGCCGGAGCAAAATCTTCTGCAGGTGGGGCGCATACGATTTAAGCTATTGTGGGACGCTTTACTTCGAGCAAAATTTGTCGTTGACGATGCAACCATTGAAAATATTCAAACCGGTGTCCCTCGCACCCGCCCCGGACGAGTGCTACCAGTGAAACCGCCACAAGAAGGAAACGAGAACCAAACTGTCCGTGAGGTAGAGGCCGCGGCCGTAGCTAAAGCGAAAAGTGATTTTGGCGGCAATATTTTAGGCGATGTGGCCGCCGTGATGGGGGGCACTGCAAAAGATGATCAGCTAAAAAGCATTCAGGGCGAGCTCAAAGCTGAAGCCCGAATGAAAGAGGTAGAAAAAGCGCTTAAAGAAAAACAATCCGAATGGTCAAAGCGCATCAGTGAGCTGCCCACTGGAAAAGAGCTAGATGCCTTGATTGCCCGAGCCAAAGTTTTGAAGTTTGACACAAACAATCCCGCCCAATTTGCAAAAGACCTAGAAGCCCTTAATGCTATTGCGAAAGAGGCCGATGCCAAACTTAAGCTAGTAGAAAAAACCAGTAAGGACCTCGATTCAGACTCTAAGAGCATTGATGGGGCGTTCAAAGAAATTGATCAGCTAGTCAAGCAAGATCTGGCTGACTTACAAAAGAGATTAAAGCTACCAAGCCTGAATGTGGGCGAGTTTTCTAAAGGGCTTTTTGCCAGCATGTTAGCTGAAAAAATGGGATCATTGCACAAATATATGGTGATGGCCCATGAATACATGCCTCCGAAAAAAACCAAAAAAGAAAAAGAGGCTCAACAAGCAGAACTTTTACCCAAACAACGTGGCAAGGGAAAAGATTTTCGCTTTCCTATTACGAAGGGGTATCCCACTTTTTGGCTGAAGCATGCCGCCATTTCCTCTGAGCCCAGTGACTCCGAATACAGTGGACGCATGAAGGGCGAAGTAAACCACATCACAACAAGCCCAAGCACCGTGGGTCTTCCGATGACCATTGTTTTGGAAGGAGATTTTCCCAAACAAGGCATCCAGGACTTTTCAACAAATATTGTCATAGATCACACAACAGCCTCACCGGCTGAAAGTTTTGTCACGCAAGTGGGCAGCTATCCCGTGGGCCGACAGGTACTTAGTGATAGTGAAGATGTGAAACTGGCCATTGTCAAATCTAAAGGTGGCATGACCATGCAGGGAGAGAGGAAAAACAAAATCTGGAATCTGCTATTAGAAAATTCTTTTCGTGAAATTGACTACGAATTAAACGCTCGCTCAACCACAATGAAAGAAGTGCTCACCGGCGTTGCCCAAGACCTTCCAACAGTAAGCCTGCGAGCAAAAGCACAAGGCCCCTTTGAAAATCTCAAATGGGATGTGTATTCAAACCTGGGTGATGAACTTGCAAAGGGTTTTAAAAAGCAGTTGGACAATAAGATCAAAGAGGCACAAGCCAAATTAAAAGCTCTAGTGGACGAGCGAATTAACAAACAAAGGGCTGAGCTTGAAGGACAAGCCAATAAAATAAAAGCCGACCTGAATAAACAAGTGGACCAGGCAAAACAGAAGGTGGCTGCGGCAAAAACTTCGGCACAGCAAGAAGGCGATAAGCGAAAAAAAGAGCTTGAAAACAGTAACAAAAAGAAAGTGGAAAAAGCCGGCAAAAAAGCCGTAGATGACCTCAAGAAAAGTCTGGGGTTTTAA
- a CDS encoding HAMP domain-containing histidine kinase: MKKAEVIMSSFLEVDRGLALEAAYGRLSRQVAHDLRSPLGAFKVALQNLKRDKNTFYNHRSEIELAEQANDRIDEILSLLLHRPKSAVVEITEVHSVIDEALSFVSGRQQKPSIRIVRNYNIEPVYVHQPKVNLLRILINLFENAFDAVDVCGEILITTDVRAGRVELSIKDNGQGIAPEDLSRIFERGFTKGKSHGTGEGLSIVEELVFGGGGALGVNSRPSVGTEVLVWFPVWTQGPSLGGER; this comes from the coding sequence ATGAAAAAGGCAGAAGTGATAATGAGTAGTTTTCTTGAGGTGGATAGGGGATTGGCATTAGAAGCGGCCTACGGGCGTCTCAGTCGGCAAGTAGCTCACGATCTCAGATCTCCCTTGGGAGCCTTTAAGGTGGCTCTGCAAAATCTGAAGCGAGATAAAAACACATTTTATAATCATCGAAGCGAAATCGAATTGGCGGAACAGGCCAATGATCGAATAGATGAAATACTGTCGTTACTTCTACATCGCCCAAAATCCGCGGTGGTAGAAATCACTGAGGTGCATTCTGTGATTGATGAAGCGTTGAGCTTTGTAAGTGGGCGACAACAAAAGCCCAGCATTCGAATTGTTAGAAACTATAATATTGAACCCGTTTACGTCCATCAGCCAAAGGTAAACCTACTAAGAATACTAATTAACTTATTTGAAAACGCCTTTGATGCTGTTGACGTATGCGGGGAAATTTTAATCACTACCGACGTCAGAGCCGGGCGAGTGGAGCTCTCAATAAAAGACAACGGGCAAGGGATTGCCCCAGAGGACTTGTCTCGTATTTTTGAGCGCGGATTTACTAAGGGAAAATCTCATGGTACGGGCGAGGGGCTTTCCATAGTGGAAGAGCTTGTCTTTGGGGGAGGGGGCGCTTTGGGGGTTAATAGTCGTCCGTCGGTTGGCACTGAGGTTTTAGTGTGGTTTCCTGTTTGGACTCAAGGTCCGTCACTGGGAGGTGAGAGATGA
- a CDS encoding TlpA family protein disulfide reductase — MKHSLKGLLVTVVVAVLVGVLWQKYDKFLSQGQQPPPGTKILNEMEKSGVPDFSLNDLSGQPVKLSQFSDKIVIVNFWASWCEPCVEEFPSLLSLIDHFKGQVILLAISADFEKVDLENFLKAFDAKDPSLYVMWDKDQEVAKLFGTEVLPESYIVGRERVLVRKIAGVDNWYTPDAIEFFNTLVSAQ; from the coding sequence GTGAAGCACTCACTTAAGGGACTACTCGTTACGGTGGTAGTCGCCGTATTGGTGGGTGTTTTATGGCAGAAATACGACAAGTTCCTAAGTCAGGGACAACAACCACCACCTGGCACAAAAATCCTTAATGAAATGGAAAAATCCGGGGTCCCGGATTTTTCACTAAACGATCTGAGCGGCCAACCAGTTAAGTTGAGCCAGTTTTCTGATAAAATTGTGATTGTGAACTTTTGGGCCTCTTGGTGTGAGCCCTGTGTGGAGGAGTTTCCTTCGCTATTAAGTCTGATAGATCACTTCAAAGGGCAGGTGATTTTACTAGCTATATCGGCTGACTTTGAAAAGGTTGATTTAGAGAACTTTTTAAAGGCCTTTGACGCCAAAGACCCCAGTCTTTATGTGATGTGGGATAAGGATCAAGAGGTGGCTAAGCTCTTTGGCACCGAAGTTTTGCCTGAATCATATATAGTGGGTCGAGAGAGGGTTTTGGTTCGCAAAATAGCTGGAGTGGACAATTGGTACACGCCAGACGCCATTGAGTTCTTTAATACCCTAGTCTCTGCACAATAA
- the rplQ gene encoding 50S ribosomal protein L17, which yields MRHKVTSHSFGRRQGPRKALIRGLVDSLVEHGRIRTTLPKAKELRRHVERAVTIGKKGGLHARRILKARYPNKNTAFSLVNDIAPRFSERPGGYTRIIKLGARPGDNAPMAFIEFVDYVAPEATTKETVTGDKDAAKRTRQLQKRASAKRKGVRKMQAQSRRINRGK from the coding sequence ATGAGACATAAGGTAACTTCACATTCATTTGGACGACGACAAGGGCCTAGAAAAGCTCTAATTCGTGGATTGGTTGACTCTTTGGTTGAGCATGGCCGAATTCGAACGACTTTGCCAAAAGCCAAAGAACTGCGTCGTCATGTTGAGCGAGCGGTAACAATTGGTAAAAAGGGTGGCCTGCATGCCCGTCGAATTTTGAAGGCAAGGTATCCTAACAAGAACACGGCCTTTTCACTTGTGAACGACATTGCCCCGCGTTTTTCAGAACGTCCAGGTGGGTACACTCGGATTATAAAGTTAGGTGCTCGACCTGGTGACAATGCCCCTATGGCATTTATCGAGTTTGTCGATTATGTGGCACCAGAAGCCACCACTAAAGAAACAGTGACTGGCGATAAAGATGCGGCCAAGCGAACACGCCAACTGCAGAAGCGAGCTTCAGCGAAACGCAAAGGCGTGCGCAAGATGCAGGCTCAATCTCGTAGAATTAACCGCGGTAAATAA
- a CDS encoding DNA-directed RNA polymerase subunit alpha — MQQHYYKFWRDLIKPRGFDVDTDSLTDTYGRFSVRPLERGYGVTLGNSLRRVLLSSMMGSAVSAVKLEGVLHEFSTMPDVLEDVTDIILNLKEVRFRQYDSNQKTLRISKQGPGTVTAADIQLTDQVEVLNPHQHIATLGKEGKFEAEIVVTFERGYREAEEHKEELPVGYIAVDSLHSPIRRVNYQVSDARVGQRTDYDALELEVWTDGSLKPEEAVSLGSKILKEQLQVFVTFDEDIEPKEEEEQTSTPRLNENLFRSVDDLELSVRSMNCLKNANIRQIGELVARSEAEMLKTKNFGRKSLNEIKDILGKMGLSLGMKIEGWPPPGWDPNNPHRPGATESNETAAAAGNAGAATGMGGMSDPMGGGGTPPTHQ; from the coding sequence ATGCAACAACATTACTATAAGTTTTGGCGCGATCTAATAAAGCCACGAGGCTTTGATGTAGATACAGATAGCCTGACAGACACATACGGTCGATTCTCTGTGCGTCCCCTCGAGCGTGGCTATGGCGTGACGTTGGGGAATTCTCTACGTCGTGTGCTACTCAGCTCAATGATGGGTTCGGCAGTGAGTGCTGTTAAGCTTGAAGGGGTGTTGCATGAGTTCAGCACCATGCCCGATGTACTTGAAGATGTGACCGACATCATTTTGAACTTAAAGGAAGTTCGGTTTCGTCAATACGATTCTAATCAGAAAACATTAAGAATCTCTAAGCAAGGTCCTGGTACGGTAACGGCTGCCGACATTCAATTAACTGATCAAGTTGAAGTTTTAAACCCCCATCAGCATATTGCTACGTTGGGTAAAGAAGGCAAGTTTGAAGCTGAAATCGTGGTGACGTTTGAACGTGGCTACCGAGAGGCTGAAGAACACAAAGAGGAACTGCCGGTTGGATACATTGCAGTGGATTCACTTCATAGTCCAATTCGTCGTGTGAACTATCAAGTTTCTGATGCCCGAGTGGGTCAACGTACAGATTATGATGCTCTAGAACTTGAAGTATGGACAGATGGATCGTTGAAGCCTGAAGAAGCGGTTTCTTTAGGATCAAAAATCTTAAAAGAGCAGTTGCAGGTTTTTGTTACTTTTGACGAGGATATCGAGCCTAAAGAAGAAGAAGAGCAAACTTCTACACCAAGATTAAATGAAAATCTGTTCCGTTCTGTGGATGATTTAGAGCTTTCCGTGCGGAGCATGAATTGTTTGAAAAACGCAAACATTCGTCAAATTGGTGAGCTAGTGGCCCGTTCAGAAGCTGAAATGCTAAAAACAAAGAATTTTGGCCGTAAGTCACTAAATGAAATCAAAGATATTTTGGGAAAAATGGGACTTTCATTGGGAATGAAGATAGAGGGTTGGCCGCCACCAGGATGGGACCCCAATAACCCTCATCGCCCTGGTGCCACTGAGTCCAATGAAACTGCAGCGGCAGCAGGTAATGCTGGCGCGGCTACTGGGATGGGTGGTATGTCCGATCCCATGGGCGGCGGTGGAACACCACCAACTCATCAGTAA
- the rpsK gene encoding 30S ribosomal protein S11 has product MAGKKNVGTKKKTKKNVPSGRCYINAGFGNTIVTITDPSGGAVAWSSAGFLGFKGSRKGTPFAAQMAAEDACKKALEAGMKSVEVYLTGPGSGREPAVRSVAASGIRVTLMRDLTPVPHNGCRPPKRRRI; this is encoded by the coding sequence ATGGCAGGTAAAAAGAACGTCGGTACAAAGAAAAAGACAAAAAAGAATGTTCCCTCTGGTCGTTGCTATATAAACGCAGGTTTTGGCAACACGATTGTGACAATCACTGATCCCTCTGGTGGCGCGGTAGCTTGGTCTTCAGCGGGATTTTTGGGCTTTAAGGGCAGCAGAAAAGGCACTCCTTTTGCGGCTCAGATGGCAGCTGAAGATGCATGTAAAAAGGCATTAGAGGCGGGAATGAAGAGTGTTGAGGTTTACCTTACAGGCCCAGGGTCCGGACGAGAGCCAGCCGTGCGATCTGTAGCGGCTTCTGGAATCAGAGTGACCTTGATGCGAGACTTAACACCCGTGCCTCACAATGGTTGCCGTCCTCCAAAACGTCGACGCATCTAG
- the rpsM gene encoding 30S ribosomal protein S13, with the protein MARIAGVDLPRNKRIEVALTYIYGIGRTRAKQICEKSGMSPDVRTDSLTDDQVVSLRNVIETFKIEGDLRREVNLSIKRLMDLGCYRGLRHRKGLPVRGQRTRVNSRTRKGPRKTVANKKKAV; encoded by the coding sequence ATGGCTCGTATTGCAGGTGTCGATTTACCAAGAAATAAACGTATTGAAGTGGCATTAACGTATATCTACGGAATAGGCCGCACTCGTGCGAAACAAATTTGTGAAAAATCTGGGATGTCTCCAGATGTGAGAACAGACAGCCTGACTGATGATCAGGTCGTGAGTCTCAGAAACGTGATTGAAACTTTCAAGATCGAAGGTGATCTTCGTCGGGAAGTGAACCTATCCATTAAACGGCTAATGGATTTGGGGTGCTATCGCGGTCTGCGCCATCGAAAGGGATTACCGGTGAGAGGGCAGAGAACGCGAGTGAACTCTCGTACACGAAAAGGTCCTCGTAAGACTGTAGCGAACAAGAAGAAAGCCGTTTAA
- the rpmJ gene encoding 50S ribosomal protein L36 — MKVRASVKTMCPKCKIIKRRGIIRVICENPKHKQKQG; from the coding sequence ATGAAAGTAAGAGCGTCAGTTAAAACCATGTGTCCTAAATGCAAAATTATTAAGCGTCGGGGCATTATTCGTGTGATTTGTGAAAACCCAAAACACAAGCAAAAGCAAGGGTAG